In the genome of Falsirhodobacter halotolerans, one region contains:
- a CDS encoding iron-siderophore ABC transporter substrate-binding protein, which produces MTMCVALALPAAAADVFPITLDHAFGSTTISERPVRVATVSWGNQEVPLALGIVPVGMAAVNFGDDDGDGVLPWVEARLAELGAETPVLFDEGDGIDFEGVASVQPDVILAAYSGLTRAEYDILSQIAPVVAFPETAWGTDWRETIQTNSAGLGMSDEGEDLVAQIEGDIAQSVARRPELTGKTAMFVTHLDPANLSVVNFYSSNDTRVKFFADLGLESPASVIAATQPGNFSGSISAEQIDAFDDVDIVVTYGNNILLEAMKANPLVARMPAVVNDAIVMLGRDPLGTAANPTPLSISYVLDDYVDLLADAIKP; this is translated from the coding sequence ATGACAATGTGTGTGGCTCTCGCGCTTCCCGCTGCGGCAGCGGACGTGTTCCCGATCACCCTTGACCATGCGTTCGGTTCGACCACGATTTCCGAACGTCCCGTTCGCGTGGCCACGGTGTCGTGGGGCAATCAGGAGGTGCCATTGGCGCTCGGTATCGTGCCGGTGGGTATGGCCGCAGTCAATTTCGGCGATGACGACGGCGACGGCGTGCTTCCGTGGGTTGAGGCGCGTCTGGCGGAACTGGGTGCCGAAACGCCCGTCCTGTTCGACGAAGGTGACGGGATCGATTTCGAGGGCGTCGCGTCGGTGCAGCCGGACGTGATCCTCGCGGCCTATTCCGGGCTGACACGTGCGGAATATGACATTCTAAGCCAGATCGCTCCGGTCGTTGCCTTTCCCGAAACGGCGTGGGGAACCGACTGGCGCGAGACGATCCAAACCAACAGTGCCGGTCTGGGCATGTCGGACGAAGGGGAGGATCTGGTCGCACAGATCGAGGGGGACATTGCGCAATCTGTTGCCCGTCGCCCCGAACTCACGGGCAAGACCGCGATGTTCGTCACCCATCTGGATCCAGCGAACCTGAGCGTGGTGAATTTCTATTCCAGCAATGACACCCGCGTGAAATTCTTCGCCGATCTGGGTCTTGAGTCCCCCGCGAGCGTGATCGCAGCAACGCAGCCGGGTAACTTTTCCGGCAGCATCAGCGCCGAGCAGATCGACGCGTTTGACGACGTGGATATTGTCGTGACATATGGCAACAACATTCTGCTGGAAGCGATGAAGGCCAATCCTCTCGTTGCGCGGATGCCGGCGGTGGTCAACGACGCTATTGTGATGCTGGGGCGCGACCCGCTGGGGACTGCCGCCAATCCGACGCCGCTGTCGATCTCCTATGTGCTGGACGATTATGTCGACCTGCTGGCGGATGCCATAAAGCCATGA
- a CDS encoding TonB-dependent siderophore receptor has protein sequence MAHSRRGTCRYTTAFLMGCTAAIASPSFAQDAGENVIRLSPIIVTATSDDDVNSVVATELWTGGKVATSVLDTPASVSVITEKEMRDRRATTLEEVLSYSSGIHTDYFGNDDRNEYILVRGFQATTYRDGLTLGSMRSAREEPYAYERVEVIRGGNSTLFGTSDPGGTINFVTKTPRFKRFGEVYGAVGSPRNNEVGLDFGDVLNADETLAYRFTAKVQDGERDYDYSRNDNQFFMGGLTWQPRSTTKLSVIADYLNRDNTPNGGGYPKDREYDRDDFFGEPDFNYQNVERTSLTGLFEHDFENGLTLRANLRYSDLKSDFGYVYLSDTPTRVGTEVDRYYFGGDNSAEEVIGNVILQYDRRLEGFDSSTLAGVEFRDATTSSAPFYGLYSPIDVANPIYSGAPGDVAAPYELRDNDYRTQSLFVQQNLSFNDQIIATLGLRHDRLDIEETLNGTTTRDDFAETSARGALTYKITPEVSAYASYVESVAPPGVGVEPERGEQYEIGVKYQPYGMNALFSASIYDLRKNNVTVAVTQDDGTITRELVGEQQVRGLDLEAKAELTDSFDMIASYSYMKSEVLRSGPIRGADVEGNEFGDTPRHIASLWGNYTLEGNADRGDMTFGLGARYIGSYYFGIANDTGKAKSAVTLDAAFTYALQENTNLAVNVSNVLNEQHVVGSGTADYYNPGRAVALTLRRTW, from the coding sequence ATGGCACATAGCCGCCGCGGCACTTGCCGTTACACAACCGCATTCCTTATGGGCTGCACCGCAGCGATAGCGTCGCCGTCTTTCGCGCAGGACGCAGGAGAAAACGTTATCCGTCTGTCTCCGATCATCGTCACGGCCACGTCGGATGACGATGTCAATTCCGTCGTCGCGACCGAATTGTGGACGGGAGGCAAGGTCGCGACAAGCGTTCTGGACACACCTGCCTCGGTTTCTGTCATCACCGAAAAGGAGATGCGCGATCGCCGCGCCACCACCTTGGAAGAAGTGCTGAGCTATTCTTCCGGCATCCATACCGACTACTTCGGCAACGACGACCGCAACGAATACATCCTTGTCCGGGGGTTCCAGGCGACCACCTATCGCGATGGTCTCACCCTCGGCTCCATGCGCAGCGCGCGCGAGGAACCCTATGCTTACGAGCGGGTCGAGGTCATCCGGGGTGGCAACTCCACCTTGTTCGGAACTTCCGATCCGGGTGGGACGATCAACTTCGTGACCAAGACGCCGCGATTTAAACGCTTTGGTGAAGTCTACGGCGCTGTCGGTTCGCCGCGAAACAATGAGGTCGGGCTGGATTTCGGTGATGTGTTGAACGCCGACGAGACGCTGGCCTATCGCTTTACCGCGAAGGTTCAGGACGGCGAGCGTGACTACGACTATTCCCGAAATGACAACCAGTTCTTCATGGGCGGTCTGACATGGCAGCCCCGTTCCACCACCAAGCTGAGTGTCATCGCCGATTACCTGAACCGCGACAACACACCCAACGGCGGCGGTTATCCTAAGGATCGCGAATATGATCGCGACGACTTCTTCGGCGAGCCTGACTTCAACTATCAGAACGTCGAGCGCACCAGCCTGACGGGTTTGTTCGAGCATGATTTCGAGAACGGACTGACCCTGCGCGCCAATCTGCGATACAGCGATCTGAAAAGCGATTTCGGATATGTCTATCTGTCGGACACGCCGACCCGTGTCGGAACCGAGGTGGACCGTTACTATTTCGGCGGGGACAACTCGGCTGAGGAAGTGATCGGCAACGTCATCCTGCAATACGACCGCCGGTTAGAAGGTTTTGACAGCAGCACGCTGGCCGGTGTCGAATTCCGTGACGCTACGACCTCGTCCGCGCCCTTCTATGGACTTTATTCACCCATTGATGTGGCGAACCCGATCTATTCCGGCGCGCCGGGCGACGTGGCGGCACCATATGAACTTCGTGACAACGACTATCGGACGCAGTCGCTGTTCGTGCAACAGAACCTGTCGTTCAACGATCAGATCATCGCGACTTTGGGGCTTCGTCACGATCGGCTGGACATAGAAGAGACGTTGAACGGCACCACGACACGCGACGATTTCGCCGAGACGTCGGCACGCGGCGCATTGACCTATAAAATCACGCCTGAAGTGTCGGCCTATGCAAGCTATGTCGAATCCGTGGCGCCGCCCGGTGTCGGAGTGGAGCCGGAGCGCGGAGAGCAATACGAGATCGGCGTGAAATACCAGCCCTACGGTATGAACGCTCTGTTCTCGGCCTCGATCTACGATCTGCGCAAGAACAACGTCACCGTCGCCGTGACGCAGGACGATGGCACCATCACACGCGAGCTGGTGGGCGAACAGCAGGTGCGCGGTCTCGATCTTGAGGCGAAGGCCGAACTTACCGACAGCTTCGACATGATCGCGTCCTATTCCTACATGAAGTCTGAGGTCCTGCGCTCCGGTCCCATTCGCGGCGCAGATGTCGAGGGCAACGAATTCGGCGACACACCGCGTCACATCGCATCGCTGTGGGGCAACTATACCCTTGAGGGTAATGCAGACCGCGGCGACATGACCTTTGGACTGGGCGCGCGTTATATCGGGTCGTATTATTTCGGGATTGCCAATGATACGGGCAAGGCGAAGTCCGCTGTCACTCTCGATGCGGCCTTCACCTATGCGCTTCAGGAAAACACCAACCTTGCGGTCAACGTCAGCAACGTTCTGAACGAGCAGCATGTCGTTGGCAGCGGCACGGCAGACTACTACAACCCGGGTCGTGCGGTTGCTTTAACCTTGCGTCGGACTTGGTAA
- a CDS encoding LPD7 domain-containing protein: MLIKFLKHTGAANNDPDARRAIDYLMGETVLKPDSDTGDMVPTRRARAPIHLSGNCALVQRTCTALPFKHRYTSAVIAFDRDDIDVAAFEIGDPGVRALCEEVMQDFEDTAFAGIPEEMRPATLWIAHTDKGRLELNVLFPRAVMTPKGKLKAINPKPPGKAHEDLWDAFRDSWNMRTGWVDPLHPGRRRSLKLPGSVISARCRNIDSDPEFDIREEITWDIDELIVREMTAPGEATDDKKPKAELKAKRITCRDDVILWLEEQGAQINRVGKDYISVKMPVRPGPHEVTPITFGKPIRLRGDLFDQRFTSVDWLESVGWFGRDDLAPRRDMRRAKGDLKRLREARAAEQRTRFGWEDRDVDGPDAALTDENTVEIEDTTFGRCPLDQDDPEAVSPGQTDADRARAAWRAQVRRWAWQDLYGPKVLSDDLAGLLRYVDSRTRTVWLQDGSCIRDRDTRLVAEDSTTATILVMIAQARAKGWSGLSIRGDELFLREAVRLAVAEGMAVGGRDADMDAIIRDELAKMAPLDADVGATAPADRPASPEQDQRLTPDALPTENPCAAASNDAAAPAKTKRQGMPDADPDHLDDGATSVNIPDTPLTIQHPAGPTVGVHDEVSVFGAPHPAQIGPAGHNEGISAPPRVATAPTPGNGDVGPAGPMGRSREAWPSYKKHAFRSPQSRAWERLYGKDTLPEDLRAILVEVDVPGRRIVLTDGAGLRDIGERIHMTGATEDAVHVVIAQAQAKGWTGLNIRGDELLLRTAARIAEETGFPLIGRNDQMDAIIRSEQARLRDEIISKVVSSPFDPDHDEVARDLGEAW; encoded by the coding sequence ATGCTGATCAAGTTCCTGAAGCACACCGGGGCCGCCAATAATGATCCCGACGCCCGCCGGGCGATCGACTATCTCATGGGGGAGACCGTCCTCAAGCCGGACAGCGATACGGGGGATATGGTGCCCACGCGACGTGCGCGGGCGCCGATCCATCTCTCGGGCAATTGCGCCCTTGTCCAGCGGACCTGCACGGCCCTGCCGTTCAAACATCGCTATACATCGGCGGTCATCGCCTTCGACCGGGATGATATTGATGTCGCGGCCTTCGAGATCGGGGATCCGGGCGTTCGTGCCCTTTGCGAAGAAGTGATGCAGGACTTCGAGGATACCGCGTTTGCCGGCATCCCGGAGGAGATGCGCCCCGCCACGCTGTGGATTGCGCATACCGACAAAGGGCGGCTGGAACTGAATGTCCTCTTCCCCCGGGCCGTGATGACGCCAAAAGGAAAGTTGAAGGCAATCAACCCCAAACCGCCCGGCAAGGCGCATGAGGATCTGTGGGATGCCTTCCGGGACAGCTGGAACATGCGGACCGGCTGGGTGGATCCGTTGCACCCCGGGCGGAGGCGATCGCTGAAGCTCCCCGGATCCGTGATCAGCGCGCGGTGCCGTAACATCGATTCTGATCCCGAGTTTGATATTCGGGAGGAGATCACTTGGGACATCGACGAGTTGATCGTGCGGGAGATGACTGCACCAGGTGAAGCTACCGACGACAAAAAGCCCAAGGCGGAACTAAAGGCCAAGCGGATTACCTGCCGCGATGATGTGATCCTTTGGTTGGAGGAGCAGGGGGCCCAGATCAACAGGGTCGGGAAAGATTATATCTCGGTGAAAATGCCTGTTCGTCCCGGCCCACATGAGGTGACCCCGATCACCTTTGGAAAGCCCATCCGCCTGCGGGGGGATCTCTTCGATCAGCGCTTCACATCGGTCGACTGGCTGGAGAGCGTGGGGTGGTTCGGGCGGGATGACCTGGCCCCGCGGCGTGACATGCGTCGGGCCAAGGGTGATCTGAAGCGTCTTCGTGAAGCGCGGGCTGCGGAACAGAGGACGCGGTTCGGCTGGGAGGATCGGGATGTTGATGGACCGGACGCCGCGCTCACTGATGAGAATACGGTGGAGATCGAGGACACGACGTTCGGTCGGTGTCCTCTGGACCAGGATGACCCGGAAGCCGTCTCTCCCGGCCAGACGGATGCGGATCGCGCGCGCGCGGCATGGCGCGCGCAGGTTCGTCGTTGGGCTTGGCAGGACCTCTATGGTCCGAAGGTTCTGTCCGACGATCTGGCCGGACTGCTGCGTTATGTTGACTCGAGAACACGGACGGTCTGGCTGCAGGACGGATCCTGCATCCGTGATCGCGACACGCGCCTCGTCGCCGAGGATAGCACGACGGCGACCATCCTCGTGATGATCGCGCAGGCGCGGGCCAAAGGATGGTCGGGTCTGTCAATCCGCGGGGATGAGCTATTTCTGCGCGAGGCGGTCCGGCTGGCGGTGGCCGAGGGCATGGCGGTGGGCGGTCGCGATGCCGACATGGATGCAATCATCCGCGATGAGCTGGCGAAGATGGCACCGCTGGACGCCGATGTCGGCGCCACCGCGCCTGCAGATCGCCCCGCTTCGCCCGAACAGGATCAGAGATTGACGCCGGATGCCCTGCCGACCGAAAACCCCTGCGCCGCGGCATCGAACGACGCGGCCGCGCCGGCAAAAACCAAGAGGCAAGGCATGCCGGACGCAGACCCCGACCACCTCGACGATGGCGCGACGTCAGTGAACATCCCCGACACACCGCTCACGATACAGCATCCCGCTGGACCCACTGTTGGTGTGCATGATGAAGTTTCCGTCTTCGGCGCACCCCATCCGGCGCAAATAGGACCCGCCGGCCATAACGAGGGCATCAGCGCACCGCCACGCGTTGCCACCGCACCAACCCCCGGCAACGGAGATGTCGGTCCGGCGGGGCCGATGGGGCGTTCCAGAGAAGCGTGGCCGTCCTACAAGAAACACGCCTTTCGGTCGCCGCAGTCCCGGGCTTGGGAAAGGCTCTACGGAAAGGATACCTTGCCCGAGGATTTGCGTGCGATCCTTGTGGAAGTCGACGTTCCGGGTCGGCGTATCGTCCTGACGGATGGCGCGGGATTGCGCGATATCGGGGAACGCATCCATATGACCGGGGCCACCGAAGACGCTGTTCATGTTGTCATCGCTCAGGCTCAGGCGAAAGGATGGACGGGCCTCAACATCCGCGGGGATGAGCTGCTTCTGCGCACGGCCGCCCGTATCGCCGAAGAGACCGGGTTCCCCCTCATCGGACGAAACGACCAGATGGACGCCATCATCCGGAGCGAACAGGCCAGACTACGGGACGAGATTATCAGCAAGGTCGTCTCGTCTCCGTTCGATCCTGATCATGACGAGGTGGCCCGGGATCTCGGTGAGGCGTGGTGA
- a CDS encoding plasmid mobilization protein produces MMSDAHPIPEAQLKPRKKPSAGPSPKFEMRMSPDVRAVLTMNATAANLSEAAFVRSLILGANVTTSVDADIERERNAQLARIGNNLNQIARHADNYRNNADAAALAAEVLTARLALERLCDPLPPETEAG; encoded by the coding sequence ATGATGTCCGACGCGCACCCCATCCCCGAAGCTCAACTGAAGCCCCGTAAGAAGCCGTCCGCCGGCCCGAGCCCCAAATTCGAGATGCGGATGTCGCCAGATGTGCGGGCGGTTCTTACGATGAACGCCACGGCGGCCAATCTTTCGGAGGCTGCGTTTGTCCGGTCGCTTATCCTGGGCGCGAACGTTACGACGTCCGTCGATGCCGACATCGAACGGGAACGGAATGCCCAGCTTGCACGGATTGGTAACAACCTGAACCAGATCGCCCGCCATGCGGACAACTACCGGAACAACGCGGATGCGGCGGCCCTCGCCGCCGAGGTCCTGACGGCCCGTCTGGCCCTTGAACGCTTGTGCGATCCGCTGCCTCCGGAAACGGAGGCAGGCTGA
- a CDS encoding ribbon-helix-helix protein, CopG family, which produces MEGKKRGRPRVDTSPVNLRLPDEMIALLDERRKLEADLPTRPEMIRRALVQWLELTDPR; this is translated from the coding sequence ATGGAGGGCAAAAAGCGCGGACGTCCTCGAGTCGATACGAGTCCCGTGAATCTTCGTCTTCCTGATGAAATGATTGCCCTCTTGGATGAGCGTCGGAAGCTCGAAGCCGATCTCCCGACTCGCCCTGAAATGATCCGGCGCGCTCTGGTTCAGTGGCTTGAGTTGACCGACCCCCGTTGA
- a CDS encoding AAA family ATPase: MPNLNRIFAAPVPTSPEIALSDLTLRLTRRRTALQRRTRDREMHDLGLTEEDIGVMIDLDTALAMEGDGTLHDLATFYADTGTDPLQGCAKAWHTRRAAEVDRQTAHLEGRDAKIIRAAIGKGRVGGVVSRDRLHEVLAELHAHAPWMAPAAAAIQRVMEHATAHGPAPLHTPPLILVGPPGIGKSAWARDVARRFHVPAIDIDIGSTNGAVFAISGTERGWGSAAPGRVVSTILATQVVNPLVIVDELDKLPQNVSSTRGALPGAAEVLKSMIEPTTAKAWTCPYYRMPVNLTRVAWVMTTNSLSGIPLPLLDRCKVVTIKDPTPADLHAATCRMLSDRVPDPDLRAALAEGIATQVLRRRRQGYRTSLRQIARAVAQIEDRPQRVWEI; the protein is encoded by the coding sequence ATGCCCAACCTCAATCGCATCTTCGCCGCTCCCGTCCCGACCTCGCCCGAGATTGCCCTGTCCGACCTGACCCTGCGGCTCACGCGCCGCCGCACTGCCCTGCAGCGGCGAACCCGCGATCGGGAGATGCACGATCTCGGTCTGACCGAGGAGGATATCGGCGTCATGATCGATCTCGACACGGCCCTCGCGATGGAGGGCGACGGCACGCTGCACGATCTCGCTACCTTTTACGCCGACACCGGCACCGATCCCCTGCAAGGATGTGCCAAAGCGTGGCACACCCGCCGGGCAGCCGAGGTCGACCGGCAGACCGCGCATCTCGAGGGGCGCGATGCGAAGATCATCCGGGCGGCCATCGGCAAGGGCCGCGTCGGCGGGGTCGTCTCCCGCGACCGCCTGCACGAGGTCTTGGCCGAACTTCACGCCCATGCCCCGTGGATGGCCCCGGCGGCCGCCGCGATCCAAAGGGTGATGGAGCATGCGACGGCCCATGGCCCGGCTCCCCTGCACACTCCGCCGCTGATCCTCGTCGGGCCTCCGGGCATCGGCAAAAGTGCCTGGGCGCGGGATGTCGCCCGCCGCTTCCACGTCCCCGCCATCGACATCGACATCGGAAGCACCAACGGCGCTGTCTTCGCGATCTCCGGCACGGAACGCGGATGGGGCAGCGCGGCCCCGGGCCGGGTCGTCTCCACCATCCTCGCCACGCAGGTGGTGAACCCGCTGGTGATCGTCGACGAACTGGACAAGCTGCCGCAGAATGTCTCCTCGACCCGAGGGGCCCTGCCCGGTGCGGCGGAGGTGCTGAAGTCTATGATCGAGCCAACAACGGCCAAGGCCTGGACCTGCCCCTATTACCGCATGCCCGTCAATCTGACCCGTGTCGCGTGGGTCATGACCACCAACAGCCTTTCCGGGATTCCCCTGCCGCTCCTCGACCGTTGCAAGGTAGTGACGATCAAGGACCCCACCCCCGCCGATCTGCACGCCGCGACCTGCCGCATGCTGTCCGACCGTGTGCCCGATCCGGACCTGCGCGCCGCCCTAGCCGAGGGCATCGCCACCCAGGTGCTCCGCCGTCGCCGCCAGGGATACCGCACCTCGCTGCGCCAGATCGCCCGCGCCGTTGCCCAGATCGAGGATCGCCCGCAGCGGGTGTGGGAGATATGA
- a CDS encoding helix-turn-helix domain-containing protein — MTSGKNDHPPIVGSFGSVLREARLAAGLTQAKLADRAGMSTRYVILLEQGQYQASITTLHDIARALDLSLAELMARVEAALGQGRG, encoded by the coding sequence GTGACGTCGGGCAAGAATGATCATCCTCCCATCGTCGGGTCCTTTGGCTCGGTCCTGAGGGAGGCGCGGCTGGCGGCCGGCCTGACCCAAGCGAAACTTGCTGACCGGGCCGGGATGTCAACGCGTTACGTGATCTTGCTTGAGCAGGGGCAGTATCAGGCGAGCATCACCACGTTGCATGACATCGCCCGGGCGTTGGATTTGTCGCTGGCCGAGCTGATGGCCCGGGTCGAAGCGGCGCTTGGCCAAGGCAGGGGCTGA